The stretch of DNA CCGGCAAAGTGTATCATAAGGTTCTATTTTTCATTTAGTTATTAGTGCCTATCTACCTTGTTTTATGTTTGAAAACAAGTGTGGCCGTATTGTCATAACTTCCCAGCTTTAAAGTGCTCATCTTTGTGCGTCAAGTCTGCGTGGCTGGGGACATTTGTCTGAATGTGGAGAACAGTACATATGCTAATAGACAACACGTGAATGGCTTGCCACATAAACTGCTTGGATGGAAGTTATGGGCCCTTCTTTAGTAGTAAGTAATTCTTTCTTGTAAAGAACCGGTTTGGgccaaatttattattgttccACAATCTACAATCGACAAAAAAACgcataaaaatacaacaaaacaTAGCTTTATAGAAACTGTCAGCAGAAATCTATCAGGCGCCAGTACAGCTTCATACGTGGCCTGTACAAAGAGAAACAACAGACACAATCTAGTATCTACCATGTCTTCACTTGGAAAAGCCCTTGGACCCAGGAACGTCAATCCACTCCAATTGCAATTCTATCTCACCACACTCCACATTTCGCAGTCTCAGAAACATGTGCTGGACAAGCTTGCCGTCTGTCCACATAATGTTGCTCTCTTCCGAGAGGCAGTTTTCTCTGGTGGGTTTTACTTGGAAGATTGTGGTTCCGTTGGGAAAGCCTTCCAGCTTCCCTTCCTGCTTCATCTTCACGGCCTCGGCAAAGGGTCTGATGTCGAATTCTGCATCTCCCATCTTGTCATCAAAGCTGAACGTATCCTTGTCGTACACCGACTGAAAATACAGAAAACAAGACGATAGAATAACCATCAGAATGAATTAGGCAATTGCCTTGCAACGAAAGAACGCATCTATGCATTTTCATCCCAAGAACTGATACATCCAATCCGACTAATATTGTGATCCCCTTTGGGATGTTAAGTTAGCCATTGAATAGATCATTTGAGCAGACTCTATAGTGGTAGACTCTGGATCCTCCTTTTGCAGTGATCATTTGGACCATGAATCATTTTTCACTAGAAACACGCTGATAAGCAGTGATGGTTATTTACCAGTTAATGGACCGATCTTGAGTGAGGTCGCTAGCTAGCCTTTCTAGACATGTTCCTCCATTTTTATTCCTGTCTTAGTAAGCGCTTCAAGATCAAAGATGCAAAGGGTTCTCTTTGATTACTAGGCAAACCtatcttaaattttcaatttcttaatgATCAGCTGCAAAGATATCCATGAAAATGGATACAGAAACCTCAAGTTATTGTTCTTGTTTGGTCTGCTCCATTTTTTTCGGTTTTGCTCtggattttctttctttcttttgattatATCAAGAAGCGTTTCATCTTGAACCTAACTGAGTCAAGAATAGTAACCAGACACGAGAATCTAACTGGATTAGTTCGATTTGGTTACATTATCAGATACTGAAATAGGCAGAACACTTACAATTTTGACAGGGGGATCAGTGCTTGAGATAGAAAGTGTCAAATCTTCATCCCACTCAGGATTGGTATTCTTCTTCACTACACGAGTCCTCAATTTCTGCTCCAAACAGATACCAAACAACATCattaaaaatcaaacaaactgCGCGTTTGACATGAAAGAAAACCAACCTAAACAAAACCATTCTCGCAGCGTTAAACACCTTCGCTGCTCAACGACAGCTTCTGTACCTcaatagaaatataaatattggGGTTCAAGCAGCAAAGATTTGTAGCAGGtgtagaaggagaagaagaagcaggagcTAATTACCTGTTTGCCCATTCGGACAACCACGTAGGGATCGCTGCTCCTGACGTCTCGTTTGGCAAGATTGATGCCTCTGAAGACGTGAATCCTCAGTAGACCCAACAGGTTCTCCATCGAAGACCAAAAATCAATTGATGGGTTTTCTTTTTGCTGTTGGAGGCGGCTGTGCTAGAGgcggagaaagaaaaaaaagtggaTTTGGTTGTGGCTCCCCAACTTGCGGTGTTATGTAGATAGCAATGAATGCAACGTTTTGGGAGAGCTTCCTGCCATTGCATTTATCTGTGGGCAAATTCTAGAGCCGGATCCGGAGTTGATTGATTTGGTTCCAGATTCACCCGGCTTTGACAAGCCTTACGCGcgcgcgctctctctctctccctcgccTACCCTGTCTATGTCTGTGTGCTCTATATATGGTAACCTGGACCGAGCAAGGGTTGGCGGCCTGACCCGGCAAGGATTTTGATAACCGGGTTTAGGCCCATATTGTGGAGGGTCATTTACCTTTTCTTACAAGTTAGAAGTCATAGCCAGATGACTTTTCCATTCCATTGTTGACTTATACTTTTAAAAATCACAAACTCAGTCTTAATAAATTTGGTTATCATCTGATTAGACATCCAAATCTTTTATTTTGATCCAACTCCTCGAATgcttcaaaaatataattgtcaAATTCAAAACTAATGTCGTGTTTGGACAGCCATAGCCCATAGGGAAATAAACCATTGAACGTGGTTGACCAGGCCGAaaatgtctttttatttatttattttaaatacaaaatgtcACCTTCATTATTATGGCGGAATCGAATTGGAAGCCCATAAACTGGGCTCCGTAATTCGGCCCTCCGCTGTGTCTTGGGCCGGGCTTCAGCTCAtgttaataacattaaatattgGGCCTCtcgatttctttctttttttggtaaTAGGTTCCTTTGACTTAAAAAGAGATTTTCTATTAAgtaacatttattattttacaaattaaaaaaaattatacaacaatgttaataaaaatttataatgaaaGTAAAACAAACTCatgattaaatattaaattataaatcaaaaagtaaataaattatttatatattaacaaaataataaatcaaaaagctttttttgttttttttgggggggtgggggtcCCGCTATTTTATGGTTTCAAGAAACTGCAGCCGCTCAGCCAGATCCACGTGGCAGCGCCACGTTCTATCGTGCCTGCGCTAGTTTGATTGCGCTTCATCCCTGCCACAGATAAAAACCCGATTCCCAAACCCACCCGGACAGACTTGCTGCTGTTTACGGTGTGGTGCAGTACTACATACTACAGAGAGAGTACAGTGGTCTAGTAGCTGGTCGAGGCCTCGTAGGATCACTTAACTGCTGCTTGCTAGGTATTTCACGTTCTCCCCGTAGTGAATCCCACTTATAGAAGTAATCTTCTCTGTCCATGGTTTAGTCGATTATGCCTTGCCTTGTGTCGTTGTGCCTCTTTAGCGTGTCACTCCAGCTGTTTGAATCTATGCCTATTCGACGTTTCTGGTTTTCGACTTCTATCTTCGATAACGTTATAGAATATATGAAAAGATTTACCTTCGatacccttaattttttttttttctttttaagaagTCTGGTTTGCTGCTATTCAATTTTTCTATCGATATTGAAGTTGTACTTTGCTTGAATAATCGAGGCATGCTGATTATTGTTCACAATTTTAATGTACCTTTGGTTGCTCCGTGCTTGGTTCCTCATTTCAACAGCTTCAAAAACTAAGAAGCAATGGATAGTGAAATGTCTAATGAGTTTAAAAGgtcatttcaatattttaatttcttaaattgttTTACCCGTGAAAATGTAGCTTTTGGCTTCCCATTGTATGATTATGTCTAAATCAGGAATCGTGTGTCCGTGTCTGAATTAAACTTATCGCAGCTtctgattttcatttttcaataacTTGGCTGTAGGAATTCTTTGCCATGGAGTGTCATCTGATGGGTACCGCAAGGTAAATTCTTTAGTTTAGTTTGTTTCTTAATTTACGGAGATGGAACATAGATTCTCTGAAATAGGTATTAGAAATAGTATCTAGTGGGTGACAAGAATCAGACACACTTACTTGGCACTTTAAAACACATGTTGGAACATGGGACTCAAACATCTGATGGTGAATCGATTATGGCCTAGTTGATGATAGTGCTACCTTAAGTTGGGAATGCATTCtttgttttttgtgtttttatatgAACCTGggatgctaattaatatttttaaaattatataccTCTAATATTGGATTATGATCCTCTTCTCACTTTTGAATTTTTGTACGTACGAATGattaaaagtttttatttttgtggtataTGGTTGATGAAACAGTAATATTTATGCTTgttgaattaatttatatttgtgaaTTTTATGATACTTTCTGTGTTGGACAAGTGTTATTTTTTCTATGTTTTGGTGATTTGCATATAATTATTCTTCTAATCATAACAGataaaaatgcataaaaaatgttCTTGTAATGATAACTGTAAAAGacataaaaatatgatttattgtCATGTCCATTTCTGTCCATATTCTCATGTTTTCCAAAATCCTTATGTTATTTCAATGCTCATGTTTGTGTAACTTTATTAATTTGCACCCTGGTAGTCCTTTTTGTACGTTCCCCTTTCCTTCACGTATATGACTATAGTTTCCAAGATACTTCAATGTCACTGTTGTTAGAGTACGATTCACGATTTGAATCGTATGATTCGACttgattcatatagaaatcgagtcgaatctatagagtgaatcgaaaatcccttagaatTGACCCGTGAATCGGACGAATCGACCATGAATCACATGATTCGTCCGATTTGTGTGACTTCATTTGCATGTgcgctttaatcaaatattcatccGATTTGGCTATGtttgaagacaaagaagatgatgaaaataatgataatgatgatgctcttgaacttgaagatgaaaGTGATTGATAACTAGTAaagattatggacaatggaGTTTATTAATAACCTaatagttgtttttttttttttctagcttgttattttgaaagtggtttggtttggtgcaatttgaatttaaaggcaacatgaatatacttttgtcttttggtataattttaaacttagcaaatatgtttagaagtattatttatctatttatatttaaaagaattgatcatggtgggcacattatttattttctatggatatattttatttatggttgaaattgagaatgtaTACTGAATTTTATGATTCGATTCAATTCTCGATTcacgattcataaaataaggatttcgattctcgattTGACAACTATGTTCAATACCATTTGCACTCGATTGCTACTATTTAACCTGTTTCTCCTCAACGATGGGCTTTTTGGAATTCAAAAGCTGAAAGTACTGTTGGTTTGTCCTAGATTCGCTCAAGCATTACCATCTCATGTTGTCAACAGCTTCAACTAACTGAATAATATTTTCTTGATTTGTTGTTTCTTTCAACTTGTATCACATGTCTATTGCAACTGAAGCTTGCTTAAGCATTTCTTCACTGTTGGCAGTTTTTGTCTTGAAAACCGCTTGCAACAGTTCCCATGGCAATCAAGAAAGTCAAGTTTCGAAAAGATTCATACTTCTCACTATAAGGTAGCTGCATGGACAGCAAGGATGAGGTTTCAAAGGTCATTTTTTTCGAATTTAGCTTCTACTGGAAAAAATTCTCTGAGTTGTTCTTCTTGGAGGACATTTTGTATACCTGTTGGCCTGGATGAGTCTTCATCACCTGAGTTAGAAGTGTACAACAGTGATGATGAGGATGCTCCTCCTGGAGAGCTTCTTGAAAAACCACTGAGTAGTGATGAGGTTAGCTTAAGGTTCATTCATTTGTTTGATTCCTTTCTATGCTGTATCTAAGGGAATCTACAACAATGGTTTTCTATTAGGATTAGATATATTAACGTTGgatgttttatttttcacacTTCAACACCGAGATTTTGCATGCTGTTAATTGAAATACCCCAATGTTATATTTGGTCACTTCCTGCATGAAAGAATTTAGGTCTTCAGTGAAATTCCTGAATTGGCACTGTGATGCGCTACAACATTGACAAACATGGACCCCTGGTGGCTGCTGGATTGCAGATCTTGGATTGTGATGCAATATGTGATCCATACATTCCCTTTTAAGCATTTCATTAAAATAAGGCATAATTGTGATGgatattttgttaatattttgatccATGTCTGTATTCTGATGAAGGGCACTTTTCAGTGGATTTTAACTCACCATTCAAACTAACAAATCTACCTTCAACATCATGTCACAAGATtgttttttgaataatttaatagttttgGTTATGGATTTGGACAACTGTACCTAGGGTCTATGTATTTAAATGTGATATTCTGCCTAGTTTTTCAATACCCTGCTAGTCTAAATTTTGCATTTGCTAGTTTTTTGTTACCTTGTTATGCTCAGGTTATTTGGAAATTCTGAGGCTCCATGGACATCTTTTTCATTCATGCTAGCAGTTTTTGTTGCTTTCGTTtccaacatacatttcattGAAAGGTCTACTTTTGCAATTTGTAAAATTGATATGTCTGCCGtccatttcttttccttcctatttccttaggctttccttcttattttttatttatatattgtctGACACATTCCTTGCAATGTGTAACaccctgctcccacttacgggtgtcatTCGTGAACAATCATCCAAATTGCTCACATGCCCGGTTAAttgtgaagggcggactatgtttcaacacgaaacgccCTTCACAATTGACCGGACATGTGAGCAGTTCGGATGATTGTTCACGAatgacacccgtaagtgggaacggggtgttacaggtgatatcagagccgacccttggtgaaggtgGTTCGATGAGGGCAGGGAGTGGCGTCGGGACGCTAGGGCCTGAACAAGAAGTGGTTCCtgacaggcttctaggatggcagtcCTCAAAAGGGAGAAGATCTaagactagttgtaaggtcgcatgatgaggacgtcatgtgcttggGGGGGAGGGAAATGTAATACctcaagagcccagagaagggtagtatatattgaggataagtaagaaaggaaataacaccagctgaatatcttttgggttgaatatagacaaagaactctcgggttaagcgtgcttgaactggggaagcttaaggatgggtgacctcctgggaagttcgcgtaggctcatcagggtaagttgttctggtcattcttatcgctcgatgcgggatgttatacAATGTCAACACCTTTTGTTTTGCATCGAGCATTCTACCAATTGATAGGGGTGTTTTTTATTCCATTAATGGGTGATGTCTAATGAACTGAGCTCAATATAGTAACGTAATGTAGCATGTTCTGGTTTCTATAAGCATCAAAAACAGCTACTTGTGCAAATATTTATGTTTGATGTATTCTTATTCAACTGCAATCTCAGTCTTAATGAAGAATTCTTGTTCTTATTATCACAGTATACTTAAATGACTTATTTTTTATGGGTCATTTAAACcatactttatttatttgtttttaacaGAACATGTTCTACAATGAGTGGAAGGTAATCATATTTAACTCTTGAGGGCTAATATCCAATACCTTTAACAGCTGAAGGCTTTGCTTGTTGATTCTGAAAGAGAGAGACTTATCAAGAAACTGAGTGAAGCCAATCAACAGAATCGGTTCCTCAAGAGACAGGTCTTGTATATATTCTATCCTAAATATATCTGACATTGACAATTGGATGCCTAATTTTGTGcaaattgtgtgtgtgtatttatttattttcttttatgattatataggcatatatagatataatagtAGTACCTGCCAGTATGATATTGTTAATTTTGCTAATATTTTAACAGTGATAGTTATATTTTCTATACATAATCCTGCTATCTTTATCTtatataaaccaaaatggaTGTCTTTTGTGCTACAAAAATTTCAATGGTTGGGATTATTCTTTTTTGGACTATGCTCTTAGAGCTTCTTCAAAGTTTCTTTTAATGAAATGGAGAAAACTAGAAGAATGTGTGCAAGTATTTCATTGACTTTCAGTTTCAGCTTGTTTAGTCCAGTTGTGGTACTAGCTGATGCTTTGTAACTGAATGTATAAGGAGATAGAAACCAAAGTCTACCCATGAAAAAGGTggaatattttagattatttatcTATAAAGAACCAATGCACTCAAATGATAAGGTGGAAATATGTTAAGAGTGATTTATGTAGAGAGCATTCTCGCTAAAAAGTGAATCCCTTGTAATACTCAGTTGAGTGGATTTGAGAGGAACACCCTTGCTAAAGTTGTTGGGAAAAAAGAAACTTTAGCAtgaaataatattctataaatgcAATCCTATGAACATTCCTGTGATACAACTGTTTTGCTTCATCTTTTGTTCCTTGTCAGCTTATTCAATTGACTTGTTCCCTGTACATCCCATTTCAGAAGTTTGTGTAACAAATCTTCCtttcccatttcattttctttatttttgaaaattccggAGGTACTGGCCCAAATTGGtataaaaaaagaagagggATGCTCCAAGGCATGCAAAGCAGGCTCCATGTGCGCATGAACAGAGCTCATACTATGCAAGATTAGGAGCTCTGTCCTCCTttacaatttattattttatttttatattatataattatctaatataaaaatacatttaattttaaaaaacacaaTTATGTCTTAGATATAGAGTATTTGACCCTAATTTGTCATAATTATTGTAGAAGTATTATTGTATTGTtatgttaaattataattatgtgtACAATTGTCAGATGAACTTGTTCTTGAATTAGTTTTggttttatatgtttttatgtCATTCTGTATACTAATTTTGTGTTGTACATATTTttatagtattatttttaatttatatgtgaAATGGTGCCCCATATTGGCTTGCAACCGATACTGAACCATACTGATGAAGAATTTAATACCTTGTCTGGTACAATATTGACAACTATGATTCATTCAGATCATTGTAAACTAGTAAATATAAAGTTTCTCGAGGCTTTTCTATTGTTGATATTAAGGCCTAGATGCTATAGATAGCCATTTTGACGTACATGAATGACTATATTGTCAAAACATATCTGCACATGTTTTtctgaaataaatatatacatgctAGTAAGTCTTATAACACCCTATTTGATTGGTAAATATGTCAATACCTGGATAACTTCATGCCATTGATATCAGATTTAATGTTTCAATGAATAATATGCCTATATATTTGCTTAGCTTTATTTTTAAATGGGGTAATCTAATTTGGCAAAACTGGATACAAATTAGACTATAtagtttcttcattttctgttgggGAAAACATTTCTAAATCATACCGTTTCTTTGTTACCCACAGTTGTACGATAAGGAGGGTGCATTGGTTAATTTCAAAAGTGAACTTGCTGTCACGGAATTAGAGGTTCAGGTATTTgtcttttatgaattttgtctTTCTCCTGTGCAACAGAAAATGCAGGACATCAGCTTTGCTGATTATTTAGTTCAACAAGGAACTTTCCGTTTGATATGGTGTCTTGCATGGGAATTACCTGTCTAGTATGTAATGAAGTTCAAATTCCCTTTTCcgtaatttcatttttaatccAATTAATTCAGTATATATAGTTTCTAGTTTGGCTCTCCAGATTGATCAATTGGTTTCCTGAAACCAAGGAATAAAATAGATCATACTCGGCATGAAAGCTCATGAAAACATCTTCCTGGTAATCTGATGACTTAATTAAGCTTcagatatttttgaaattatgtattattttagCTAACACCAGATGTAGCTGTTCTCAATGTTTTGAAACTCCAGATTGTTGGAGGAAGAGGAAAAACAACCAGGTTAAGAGTCACTGGTTCAATTTGCGGGTCAAGCCATAACATCttaataatgtaaaaaatatacgAAAATCACATATAAGTATAGAAAAATCACATAATGTTGCCATTGGATAAGGTTCAAGATTactgagaaaaagaaaagagaaattgaaggCCCATTTCTTATCTATTTCCTGGATGGTTTCAAAAGAGTTATTTTGGAGTTTCATATTGCTGTTACCAGATAACTAAAAGgtcaagataggtcaaattgTCAGTTTCCTTATATGTTCCACATGTCCTTCCAGAAACATACAATTGAATTGTATTTGTGCAGTAACCATGCATGAAATTGTTAATGAAAATTTAACACCCATTTGCAGGCTTTGGTTGCACTAGCAGAAGAAATTGCTAAATATGGCATTCCAGAAGGTTCAAGAAAGATTAATGGGAAATACATTCAGTCTCACCTTCACTCTCGGTTAGAAGGTATTGTAGTTTTGCATGATTTCTCTGGACTTCTTTTTTCTTGCACAAGGTGAATATGAGGCGCCAGGTCTTATGTCTAGCGTAAGAAGAATGAGTTAGAGTTAACTGCAGTTTCTTGAAAGTTATGTAGCATATCCTTGCCCTCTTCTGGTAGATACACTACGGTCTTGAATTTATGGTTTACATACTCATTTTTGGTGCTTCATGCATTGAAGGTCTAATTTAGTTTCCATCCTTCTCTAAAGCATATTGTTTTTGATATAAGACAATTTTCACAAATGTttgaagaaatattttgatgattatgtATTGTTTTATGATATGTCTgtcctttttcttgttgctaTTACTTTTGCACCTGTGAAGCTGTACATGAAAAGTTGAAGGAACAGATAAAGGATGTTGAAGCTGCAAAATCCAAGGAGGTGCACTTATTTTGGCGCGGTATGGCTGAGGTAGGCTAATGAGGTGGCACCTTAATCTGTTCAGGTTTCTCCCTACTCATGGAATGACCATTTAACATTTCAAGGATTGTCCTTTGAATTTTAATGAGTTACTATGGTCTAATGCAACCAATAATTGATATTTACAGGTGCATCTGCATAATTATGTCAAACTCCCACTACCCTCAAGTCAACTTGGTTTAGATAATTCTGATGAACTATCTTTATCTGTTTTCATCTAACATAAACAACTCTTAATTGGAATAATTACTATTAATATTGTAAGTccatttatatgttgatgacttTCCATTGGCCTTGATATTCAATTTAATGTGGACCTCACTAGAATTGAAGTAAGACTGTCAGCCTTTTGGTCTCCAGCATGTTCTTTTTTCTGAGCCTGTTGACAgagaaatttattttcctaGTCAGGTAAAATGATTTTACTTTTCCTTGAAATGATTATAGATTATTCATTATGAACTCCTCTTCAAACATGGTTAATCAGAGTATTTTGTACATAATCTGGATATCAAATCAGTCATATATTCTTCCTTATGTTGTCATGTTTGGGGGTAGAAGAGTCCTTGTAAAACTGAAGTCAAGAAGTAGAAATTgcatttttatcttcttttttcttccattttcctttttttttttctttttttgtcaaCAGAGTGTTCAAGTAATGGGCACCTTTGATGGATGGAGTCAAGGAGAGCACCTATCAGCAGAGTATACTGGTTCTTTCACAGAGTTCTCCACAACATTGATGCTGAGACCTGGAAGGTGCCACTTCTAagccctcctcctcctccattttcttttcctcatCTAACCAGCAATATTTTGTTGTAAAGATATGAAATCAAGTTCTTGGTGGATGGAGAGTGGCAGCTCTCACCAGAATTCCCTACTGTAGGGGAGGGGCTGACAGAAAATAACTTGCTGATTGTGGAATAACTTCACGTTCGATGATCTATGTACAATGTTCAGAGCATTTGATATTACGGTATCTATATTCTCCTCATATATGTTTATTCAAGCTCAGAAAATTTTATGGATGATGTAACAGTTAACCAACACTCAGTTGATTGTTTTGCAAAATGGTATGCGATCCTTACTGAATTAGAGTGAAGGGATCATTCAGACTGCATTACATGTATGGAAATTTTAAGACTGTGTTGGTCAACCAAAAGCAGACTGCCGCATGCATTCCTTAACTCTTCACTAGAACATGCTAACAAGATCAGTTTAGGTAATGAAAGTAACGAAAAAGTTGACTTTCCTGCTATATTCTTTCTTTAGCCTGATCATCAAATTTTTAGATCTTGCAGGAATTCTGATTTTGGACTTAGAAACCAAATTGTTTGTGGACTTTGGTACTGATTTTTGTAGTGATGTATGATGGTAATTAAAGTAGACTAAGGCAGCTGCGAAGCTATGGTCCTAACTTTTATTGCACCTACTGCTGCTATTACAATTGCTGAAGTTACCAAATGTAGAACTAGCATCAAATGTTCAACTAAGtttattttaaatgagtttGTGTAATTTTGCCATGTATGCTAAATTGTTGGTGacttaataaaacaaaaacaaaactcctcctagaaagagaaaaagaaattcagTGTGAGCTGAGAGTAAGGAACTACCCtacttaagaaaaatatatgctttTTGAGCTGTGTGTGGTTtccctacagttgatgcctagaTGGTGAGGTTGACAGTGAATGATGATAGGGATATAAGAAATACCTTTTCTAGAGCCTTCGCAGATGGAATTTGTTAATCTGGACGTTAGTGTAGCTTTAGATTTCCTTCCTTGGGAGAGAAGTAGAGAAGTACTTTATTCTTTTAGAACAAGCAGGGATATGGTGCATGTGCGTATTGTGGCCTAATATGGTCCTTCCTCCATTAACCAATCAGAGCATGGAAGGAATATGTGTTGGCTGTCCTAGCCAGATATCTCCCTTTCCTGATTGAAACTTGAGAAATAGGATATTCTACTGTGGGATCATCCATTGCCGGCTGATGAttcttctctctcaatttaGCATTCTTTTTAAATTGGTAATTGCAATTCAGTGTTCTAGCCGACATGGTGGGATTAAggcaattttgtattttttagttattctTATATAATGAGATTAAAACTTGATAAGATGTTACAATTTTATATTCATCattatttgtaaattatttattcttctGTTGCA from Diospyros lotus cultivar Yz01 chromosome 6, ASM1463336v1, whole genome shotgun sequence encodes:
- the LOC127803706 gene encoding protein PTST, chloroplastic isoform X2, producing MGDLLGSSRRLIRLKALLVDSERERLIKKLSEANQQNRFLKRQLYDKEGALVNFKSELAVTELEVQALVALAEEIAKYGIPEGSRKINGKYIQSHLHSRLEAVHEKLKEQIKDVEAAKSKEVHLFWRGMAESVQVMGTFDGWSQGEHLSAEYTGSFTEFSTTLMLRPGRYEIKFLVDGEWQLSPEFPTVGEGLTENNLLIVE
- the LOC127803708 gene encoding protein C2-DOMAIN ABA-RELATED 4-like — its product is MENLLGLLRIHVFRGINLAKRDVRSSDPYVVVRMGKQKLRTRVVKKNTNPEWDEDLTLSISSTDPPVKISVYDKDTFSFDDKMGDAEFDIRPFAEAVKMKQEGKLEGFPNGTTIFQVKPTRENCLSEESNIMWTDGKLVQHMFLRLRNVECGEIELQLEWIDVPGSKGFSK
- the LOC127803706 gene encoding protein PTST, chloroplastic isoform X1, which produces MECHLMGTASFCLENRLQQFPWQSRKSSFEKIHTSHYKVAAWTARMRFQRSFFSNLASTGKNSLSCSSWRTFCIPVGLDESSSPELEVYNSDDEDAPPGELLEKPLSSDELKALLVDSERERLIKKLSEANQQNRFLKRQLYDKEGALVNFKSELAVTELEVQALVALAEEIAKYGIPEGSRKINGKYIQSHLHSRLEAVHEKLKEQIKDVEAAKSKEVHLFWRGMAESVQVMGTFDGWSQGEHLSAEYTGSFTEFSTTLMLRPGRYEIKFLVDGEWQLSPEFPTVGEGLTENNLLIVE